The Bacillus sp. Marseille-Q1617 genome has a segment encoding these proteins:
- the argF gene encoding ornithine carbamoyltransferase has protein sequence MTKSNAVLSPFKKISLKGRDVLTWLDYTTEEVHELLSLAEHLKKNPVTKQLEGKTLGMIFEKSSTRTRVSFEAGMLQMGGHAIYLNSRDIQLGRGESIADTAKVLSSYLDAIMIRTFEHEKVAELAEHASVPVINGLCDTYHPCQALADVLTIYELKGQLAGLKVVYIGDGNNVAHSFMILCAKLGMDVVVSCPKGYEPSQAIIDATVELAQHSSGSFTLTYDPVEAAAGADIVYTDVWASMGQEEETDERLQVFEPYQVNEELLSYSSDDVKFLHCLPAHRGEEVTAEVIDGGKSAVFQQAENRLHVQKAILLSVLAG, from the coding sequence ATGACGAAATCAAATGCTGTCTTGTCCCCGTTTAAGAAAATCTCACTAAAAGGAAGAGACGTATTGACGTGGCTGGACTATACAACAGAAGAGGTGCATGAACTCCTGTCACTGGCAGAGCATCTGAAAAAGAACCCGGTCACAAAGCAGCTTGAAGGCAAAACACTCGGAATGATCTTCGAGAAATCATCGACAAGGACCCGCGTATCCTTTGAAGCTGGCATGCTGCAGATGGGCGGCCATGCGATCTACCTGAATTCCCGGGATATCCAGCTTGGCAGAGGTGAATCGATCGCAGATACCGCAAAAGTCCTCTCTTCGTATCTCGATGCCATCATGATCCGTACCTTTGAACATGAAAAAGTCGCCGAGCTCGCTGAACATGCAAGTGTGCCCGTCATCAACGGCTTATGTGATACGTATCATCCCTGTCAGGCACTTGCCGACGTATTGACCATTTATGAATTAAAGGGTCAGCTCGCTGGACTGAAGGTTGTCTATATAGGGGACGGGAATAATGTCGCCCACTCCTTCATGATCCTGTGTGCGAAGCTTGGAATGGATGTGGTGGTGTCATGTCCTAAAGGCTATGAGCCGTCTCAAGCAATAATCGATGCCACAGTTGAACTGGCTCAGCATAGCAGCGGAAGCTTCACGCTTACCTATGATCCAGTGGAAGCGGCTGCCGGCGCCGATATTGTCTATACAGACGTATGGGCCAGCATGGGTCAGGAAGAGGAGACGGACGAGCGACTTCAGGTATTCGAGCCTTACCAGGTAAATGAAGAATTACTTTCCTATTCCTCGGACGATGTGAAGTTCCTGCACTGCCTCCCTGCTCACCGCGGGGAAGAGGTGACAGCGGAAGTCATCGATGGCGGGAAGTCGGCCGTGTTCCAGCAGGCGGAGAATCGTTTGCATGTGCAGAAGGCGATTTTGTTGTCGGTTCTGGCAGGATAA
- a CDS encoding VWA domain-containing protein — protein MMKQKSWAFILMVVLLAAAAGCSQDQKVSESKETGSEQTKESNKEKTDKEEKKNIPKAAVYNVEEIVKEKGKYDPEKLGSDEQYKKELLEEIEKAPDNLTGEEAYSLVVSLVAADIEKEAEGFEKVDPVITIDSSTPEDDIDIPEQEKVNVAILLDASGSMAGKVSGGQKMKLAKQAIQKYAQDLPEGSNIMLRVYGHKGTGSDADKEMSCKSNEVVYDLGTYDEEKFAQSLDRFDPSGWTPLAGAIEAAQKDLENQKGENIKNVIYVVSDGVETCDGDPVSAAKSLNESDIQAEVNIIGFDVDNEGQVKLKEVAEAGGGQYKSVYSESELNDYLKEEYSRLYWEWLSWGNDRYFDILGQSNDIYFDMLGYGNDIYFKSLGAKNVMSSLRYDLKDMNKFKDEEAEDKYRELINIRHETVDEYFDQEEERKNKIRKEMKEKLEKKVKELKEKNTDKYSS, from the coding sequence ATGATGAAACAAAAAAGCTGGGCATTCATCTTGATGGTCGTTTTGCTGGCAGCAGCAGCGGGATGTTCACAAGATCAGAAGGTATCAGAATCTAAAGAAACCGGCTCGGAGCAAACGAAAGAATCGAATAAAGAAAAAACCGATAAAGAAGAAAAAAAGAATATACCGAAAGCGGCTGTATATAACGTAGAAGAAATCGTAAAAGAAAAAGGGAAGTACGATCCTGAGAAATTGGGTTCAGATGAACAATATAAGAAAGAACTCCTGGAAGAAATAGAAAAAGCACCTGATAATCTTACTGGAGAAGAAGCATACTCGCTGGTGGTCTCCCTGGTCGCCGCTGATATTGAGAAGGAAGCGGAAGGATTTGAGAAGGTCGATCCCGTCATTACGATAGACTCCTCTACACCTGAAGATGATATCGATATTCCTGAACAGGAAAAAGTGAATGTGGCCATCCTCTTGGACGCAAGCGGGAGTATGGCAGGAAAAGTCAGCGGCGGCCAAAAGATGAAGCTCGCCAAGCAGGCGATACAGAAATACGCACAGGATCTGCCGGAGGGTTCGAACATCATGCTCCGTGTTTACGGTCATAAAGGAACAGGTTCTGATGCTGACAAGGAAATGTCCTGCAAGAGCAATGAGGTAGTTTATGATTTGGGTACTTATGATGAAGAAAAGTTTGCGCAATCGCTCGACCGCTTTGATCCTTCAGGCTGGACGCCGTTAGCCGGTGCTATAGAGGCTGCACAGAAAGACCTGGAGAATCAAAAAGGAGAGAATATAAAAAATGTCATCTATGTTGTAAGTGATGGTGTGGAAACTTGTGACGGCGATCCTGTATCGGCGGCAAAGTCCCTGAATGAGTCCGATATCCAGGCAGAAGTGAACATCATCGGTTTTGACGTCGACAACGAGGGCCAGGTCAAACTGAAAGAAGTCGCGGAAGCAGGCGGAGGCCAGTATAAATCCGTCTACTCTGAAAGTGAACTGAATGATTATTTGAAAGAAGAATACAGCCGTTTATATTGGGAATGGCTCTCATGGGGGAACGACCGGTACTTTGACATTCTTGGCCAGAGCAATGATATCTACTTTGACATGCTTGGATACGGCAACGATATTTACTTTAAATCACTCGGAGCTAAAAATGTCATGAGCAGCCTCCGCTATGATTTAAAGGATATGAATAAATTCAAAGATGAAGAAGCGGAAGACAAATACAGGGAACTGATCAACATCAGACATGAAACAGTGGATGAATATTTCGATCAGGAAGAAGAAAGGAAAAATAAAATCCGGAAAGAAATGAAAGAGAAGCTTGAGAAAAAAGTAAAAGAACTGAAAGAAAAAAACACGGATAAATATTCTTCCTGA
- a CDS encoding YueI family protein, which produces MSKPTIDDYLENGMYGQKQTKPDERRKFLGSLRERIVIALTQNQVREKKVYREVEASLKEHPGAKLLLNGNMNYDYLTKYIKLANQHGVSFSMVTNKESQTDIGLLLAYDHAINKEEIYVEKQSAKPVNNKPEPKKKSLFSKIKNKLF; this is translated from the coding sequence GTGAGTAAGCCAACGATTGATGATTATTTGGAAAATGGGATGTACGGCCAGAAACAGACGAAGCCTGACGAACGGCGGAAGTTTCTGGGAAGCTTGCGGGAACGGATCGTTATTGCCCTGACACAGAATCAGGTGCGCGAGAAAAAGGTATACCGGGAAGTCGAGGCAAGTCTGAAGGAACACCCGGGTGCGAAACTTCTTTTAAATGGAAACATGAACTATGACTATCTGACGAAATATATAAAACTTGCCAATCAGCACGGAGTATCTTTTTCCATGGTAACGAATAAAGAGTCTCAAACCGATATCGGTCTGCTTCTCGCATACGATCATGCCATCAATAAAGAAGAAATCTATGTGGAAAAACAGTCGGCAAAACCGGTCAACAATAAACCTGAGCCTAAAAAGAAAAGCCTGTTTTCAAAGATTAAAAACAAGCTTTTTTAA
- a CDS encoding AbrB family transcriptional regulator, whose translation MRAIFITFLIGLTGGGMFTLLHIPLSWMLGSMVLTFVFQKWSRIDLQWPPLLRDVGLVIVGYAIGQSFSMKTLVEIGTQLPSMLTMTVAVIIISAILAYLTSKVTGINLQSTITGSIPGGLSQMVVLGEEMRNIDLTVVTILQVVRLLSVIFVVPFLVFSPLLAGTAPVSSVAGPGDPSFVHWSFILFLGISAASAFAAKKIHLPTAPMLGPIMVVGGLVIAGVEVPFMPDLLIILAQLCLGIYFSFMLDFSSSKGLSKFIPLSIVTSLCLLISCIGLSFILSKWHDISFLTAFISLAPGGMAEMAIVGQSVNADLSIITGYHLFRILFILFIIPFVLRWLFKSSFFLEKDH comes from the coding sequence ATGCGCGCGATCTTCATCACGTTCTTGATTGGACTTACAGGTGGCGGAATGTTCACATTGCTGCATATTCCTTTATCCTGGATGCTCGGTTCAATGGTTTTGACTTTCGTCTTTCAAAAATGGAGCCGCATCGATTTGCAATGGCCACCCCTGCTTAGGGATGTCGGCTTGGTCATTGTCGGTTATGCCATCGGTCAGTCTTTCAGCATGAAGACGCTCGTTGAAATCGGCACCCAGCTTCCTTCCATGCTTACCATGACCGTGGCTGTCATCATCATTTCAGCCATACTCGCTTATCTTACATCTAAAGTAACGGGTATCAATCTGCAGTCGACCATTACAGGAAGTATTCCGGGCGGGCTTTCTCAGATGGTCGTGCTCGGGGAAGAAATGCGGAATATCGATCTTACCGTCGTGACCATCCTGCAAGTCGTCCGGCTGCTGTCTGTGATATTTGTCGTTCCATTTCTGGTGTTCAGCCCTCTGCTCGCAGGAACCGCTCCGGTTTCATCAGTGGCTGGACCAGGGGACCCGTCATTTGTGCATTGGAGTTTTATCCTGTTTTTAGGTATATCGGCTGCATCCGCATTTGCCGCAAAAAAAATACACCTCCCCACCGCCCCCATGCTTGGGCCAATCATGGTGGTGGGAGGTTTGGTGATTGCCGGTGTCGAAGTTCCATTCATGCCTGATTTGCTGATCATACTTGCACAGCTGTGCCTGGGGATTTACTTCAGCTTCATGCTCGATTTTTCGTCATCAAAAGGATTATCGAAATTCATTCCCTTATCCATCGTCACATCGCTATGCTTACTGATAAGCTGTATCGGATTGAGCTTTATCTTAAGCAAATGGCATGACATTTCATTTTTGACGGCCTTCATCAGCCTCGCCCCCGGCGGTATGGCCGAGATGGCGATTGTCGGCCAGTCGGTGAATGCCGACCTCTCGATTATCACCGGCTACCATCTGTTCAGGATTCTCTTCATTTTATTTATCATTCCATTCGTACTCAGATGGCTGTTCAAATCTTCATTCTTTCTGGAAAAGGACCATTAA
- the gatC gene encoding Asp-tRNA(Asn)/Glu-tRNA(Gln) amidotransferase subunit GatC, with translation MSRISEDQVKHVAHLARLAITEDEAKKFTSQLDAIIGFAEQLNELDTENVEATSHVLDMKNVMREDKPTEGLPREEVLKNAPDKQDGQVRVPSILD, from the coding sequence ATGTCTAGAATTTCAGAAGATCAGGTGAAGCATGTTGCCCACCTTGCACGACTAGCCATCACGGAGGACGAAGCGAAGAAGTTTACAAGTCAATTAGATGCGATCATCGGGTTTGCCGAGCAGCTGAATGAATTAGATACAGAGAATGTAGAAGCGACAAGCCACGTGCTTGATATGAAGAATGTAATGCGTGAAGATAAGCCGACAGAAGGGCTTCCACGTGAAGAAGTGTTAAAGAACGCACCAGACAAACAGGATGGACAAGTACGCGTTCCATCGATTTTGGACTAA
- the gatA gene encoding Asp-tRNA(Asn)/Glu-tRNA(Gln) amidotransferase subunit GatA, whose amino-acid sequence MSLFDHKLSELHQLLHKKEVSVSDLVDESYKRIDSVEDKVKAFLTLDEENARAKAKEMDAKLGTDESKGLLFGMPIGIKDNIVTKGLRTTCASKILDNFNPIYDATVINKLHSADTITIGKLNMDEFAMGSSTENSGFQKTSNPWNLETVPGGSSGGSAAAVAAGEVPFSLGSDTGGSIRQPASFTGTVGLKPTYGRVSRFGLVAFASSLDQIGPITRNVEDNAYLLQAIAGLDPNDSTSANVEVPNYAEALTGDIKGLKIAVPKEYLGEGVGEEARQSVLASLKVLESLGATWEEVSLPHSKYGVATYYLLASSEASANLARFDGVRYGYRTPNADNLLDLYKKTRAEGFGDEVKRRIMLGTFALSSGYYDAYYKKAQQARTLIKKDFEDVFEKYDVIVGPTTPTPAFKIGEKVDDPLTMYANDILTIPVNLAGVPGISVPNGFSSNGLPLGLQIIGKHFDESTIYRVAHAYEQATDFHTKRPQL is encoded by the coding sequence ATGTCATTATTTGATCATAAATTATCAGAGCTTCATCAGCTTTTACATAAAAAAGAAGTTTCTGTTTCAGATCTAGTTGATGAATCATACAAGCGTATTGATTCCGTCGAAGATAAAGTGAAAGCATTTCTTACATTAGATGAAGAAAATGCACGTGCGAAAGCGAAGGAAATGGATGCGAAGCTTGGGACGGATGAATCGAAGGGTCTTCTATTCGGGATGCCGATCGGAATTAAGGATAATATTGTCACAAAAGGACTTCGTACGACTTGTGCAAGTAAGATCCTTGACAACTTCAATCCAATCTATGATGCAACAGTCATCAATAAACTACATAGTGCCGATACAATCACAATCGGAAAACTGAATATGGATGAGTTTGCCATGGGTTCATCCACTGAGAACTCAGGTTTTCAAAAGACAAGCAACCCTTGGAATCTTGAAACGGTTCCAGGCGGATCTTCAGGTGGTTCTGCAGCTGCGGTTGCAGCCGGGGAAGTTCCATTCTCTTTAGGTTCGGATACAGGGGGATCGATCCGTCAGCCGGCATCATTCACGGGTACGGTCGGATTGAAACCAACATACGGACGTGTGTCCCGTTTCGGACTTGTGGCTTTCGCGTCTTCACTTGACCAGATCGGACCGATCACGCGCAACGTAGAAGATAATGCCTACTTATTACAGGCAATCGCGGGCCTTGACCCGAACGATTCGACTTCGGCAAACGTTGAAGTTCCAAACTATGCAGAAGCATTGACGGGAGATATCAAAGGCCTGAAAATCGCTGTCCCGAAAGAATACCTGGGTGAAGGTGTAGGGGAAGAAGCACGCCAATCGGTCCTTGCTTCACTTAAAGTACTGGAAAGCCTTGGAGCTACTTGGGAAGAAGTTTCACTCCCTCACTCCAAATATGGTGTAGCGACATACTACTTGCTCGCTTCATCGGAAGCGTCTGCAAACCTTGCCCGTTTTGACGGTGTCCGTTACGGCTACCGCACGCCGAACGCAGATAACCTTCTTGACCTTTACAAAAAGACGCGCGCCGAAGGATTCGGTGATGAGGTTAAGCGCCGTATCATGCTCGGTACGTTCGCCCTCAGCTCCGGTTACTATGATGCTTATTATAAAAAAGCACAGCAGGCCCGTACACTGATCAAGAAAGACTTTGAAGATGTATTTGAAAAGTATGATGTCATTGTTGGTCCGACAACACCGACTCCTGCGTTTAAAATCGGTGAAAAGGTCGATGATCCGCTTACCATGTACGCAAATGATATCCTGACGATCCCTGTCAACCTTGCAGGTGTACCGGGAATCTCTGTTCCAAACGGTTTCTCTTCAAATGGACTTCCGCTTGGACTGCAAATCATCGGGAAGCACTTTGATGAAAGCACAATCTACCGTGTAGCTCATGCATACGAGCAGGCTACAGATTTCCATACAAAAAGACCACAACTGTAA
- the gatB gene encoding Asp-tRNA(Asn)/Glu-tRNA(Gln) amidotransferase subunit GatB: protein MNFEPVIGLEVHVELKTDSKMFSPAPNHFGAEPNTNTNVIDLGYPGVLPVVNKRAIEFGMKAAMALNCEIAQDTKFDRKNYFYPDNPKAYQISQFDKPIGENGWIEIEVNGEKKRIGITRLHLEEDAGKLTHSGDGYSLVDYNRQGTPLIEIVSEPDIRTPEEAYAYLEKLKSIIQYTGVSDCKMEEGSLRCDANISLRPIGQEQFGTKAELKNLNSFNFVKKGLEYEIVRQEKVLLSGGLIQQETLRFDESTGKTILMRVKEGSDDYRYFPEPDLLNLHIDQEWMDRIRAEIPELPDARKQRYVEELGLPAYDAMVLTLTKEMSDFFEETVSEGADAKQASNWLMGEVSAYMNAQQKELHDLKLTPAGLAGMIQLIEKGTISSKIAKKVFKELVENGGNPEQIVKDKGLVQISDEGALLKIVTETLDNNPQSIEDFKNGKDRAIGFLVGQIMKATKGQANPPMVNKLLQQEIQKR from the coding sequence ATGAACTTTGAACCAGTAATCGGACTAGAAGTCCACGTAGAATTAAAAACTGACAGTAAAATGTTCTCGCCTGCACCAAACCATTTCGGGGCGGAACCAAATACAAATACGAACGTGATCGATCTTGGGTATCCAGGCGTGCTTCCGGTGGTGAACAAGCGTGCCATTGAGTTCGGAATGAAAGCCGCGATGGCATTGAACTGTGAAATCGCACAGGATACGAAGTTTGACCGTAAGAACTATTTCTATCCGGATAACCCGAAAGCATATCAGATTTCTCAATTTGACAAGCCGATCGGTGAAAACGGCTGGATTGAAATCGAAGTGAACGGTGAGAAGAAACGGATCGGGATTACACGTCTTCACCTGGAGGAGGATGCAGGTAAGCTGACTCACTCAGGAGACGGTTATTCCCTTGTAGACTACAATCGTCAAGGAACTCCTTTGATCGAAATCGTTTCCGAGCCGGATATCCGGACCCCTGAAGAAGCATATGCTTATCTTGAAAAATTGAAATCCATCATTCAATACACAGGCGTTTCTGATTGTAAGATGGAAGAAGGATCCCTTCGCTGTGACGCCAATATCTCCCTGCGTCCAATCGGGCAGGAGCAGTTTGGTACGAAAGCTGAGCTTAAGAACCTTAACTCCTTCAACTTTGTTAAAAAAGGATTGGAGTATGAAATCGTCCGTCAGGAAAAGGTTCTTCTATCCGGCGGCCTGATCCAGCAGGAAACTCTTCGTTTCGATGAATCGACGGGTAAAACGATCCTGATGCGTGTAAAAGAGGGATCGGATGATTACCGTTACTTCCCGGAGCCGGATCTTTTGAACCTGCACATCGACCAAGAGTGGATGGACCGCATCCGCGCAGAAATCCCTGAACTTCCTGATGCCCGTAAACAGCGATATGTGGAAGAATTGGGACTGCCTGCATACGATGCGATGGTACTGACATTGACAAAAGAAATGTCTGATTTCTTCGAAGAAACGGTCAGTGAAGGTGCAGACGCTAAGCAGGCTTCCAACTGGCTGATGGGTGAAGTTTCAGCTTACATGAACGCCCAGCAGAAAGAACTTCACGATCTTAAACTGACTCCTGCAGGTCTTGCCGGCATGATCCAGCTGATCGAAAAAGGAACGATTTCCTCCAAGATCGCGAAGAAGGTATTCAAAGAGCTTGTTGAAAACGGCGGAAACCCTGAGCAGATTGTGAAAGATAAAGGTCTTGTTCAAATTTCTGATGAAGGCGCCCTTCTGAAGATCGTCACTGAGACACTGGATAACAATCCACAATCAATCGAAGACTTCAAAAACGGTAAAGACCGTGCAATCGGATTCCTTGTAGGACAAATCATGAAAGCTACAAAAGGCCAGGCGAATCCGCCGATGGTAAACAAATTGCTTCAGCAGGAAATCCAAAAACGCTAA
- a CDS encoding M4 family metallopeptidase has product MKKKVVALSLTAGLMMSPVLSADALGAPDLSQKVNFNEKIGAPQFISGKLTKPSANAPEKVVMDYFNQKQDVFKFKGDASLSFKVVEKKKDKLGFTYLRVQQMYKGTPVYGAVLTAHVDKDGVLTAVSGAPVPDLAEKKSLKAAKNVSKQDAVAAGEKDLVSVLGGQPSYEYAPKSKTVIYVKDGSAHQAYLVNYNFLDPKPGNWNYFIDSASGEILDKVNEIHEANGKAGKPGGPGAAGSDAVGSGTGVLGDTKSLNTYLSSSTYYLQDNTRGGGVFTYDASNRQRLPGSLWADADNQFHASYDAAAVDAHYYAGQTYDYYLDTHNRNSYDGNGAALESTVHYGRSYNNAFWNGQQMVYGDGDGSTFAPLSGGLDVVAHELTHAVTDTTADLIYQNESGAINESMSDVFGTLLEYHTGNNPDWEIGEDIYTPGQSGDALRSMSDPTKYNDPDHYSVRYTGTGDNGGVHINSGIGNKAAYLLSQGGTHYGVNVTGIGTDKVGDIYYRALTQYLTPSSTFSQLRSAAVQSATDLYGSGSAEVASVNAAFDAVGVY; this is encoded by the coding sequence TTGAAGAAAAAAGTCGTAGCATTAAGTTTGACAGCAGGTCTGATGATGAGTCCGGTATTATCTGCTGATGCATTGGGGGCACCTGATTTAAGCCAAAAGGTGAATTTCAACGAAAAGATTGGAGCTCCGCAATTCATTTCCGGGAAGCTTACAAAGCCTTCTGCCAACGCGCCTGAAAAAGTCGTGATGGATTATTTCAATCAAAAACAGGACGTATTCAAGTTCAAGGGAGATGCGTCGCTTTCTTTTAAAGTGGTAGAAAAGAAGAAAGATAAACTTGGATTTACATATCTTCGCGTTCAGCAAATGTATAAAGGGACTCCTGTGTACGGTGCCGTATTGACAGCTCATGTTGATAAGGACGGAGTACTGACGGCGGTATCCGGCGCACCTGTTCCTGATCTTGCAGAAAAGAAATCTCTTAAAGCAGCGAAAAACGTCTCAAAGCAAGACGCGGTTGCAGCAGGTGAGAAGGACCTAGTTTCTGTACTTGGCGGTCAGCCTTCATATGAATATGCTCCAAAATCTAAAACAGTTATTTATGTGAAAGATGGCAGTGCCCACCAAGCTTATCTTGTAAACTATAATTTCTTAGATCCAAAGCCGGGTAACTGGAATTACTTCATTGATTCGGCGAGCGGGGAGATTTTGGATAAAGTAAATGAAATTCACGAAGCAAACGGAAAAGCCGGTAAACCGGGCGGACCGGGTGCAGCGGGATCTGATGCGGTGGGTTCCGGGACAGGGGTACTTGGTGACACGAAGTCGTTAAACACGTACCTTTCATCTTCGACCTATTATTTACAGGATAATACAAGAGGGGGCGGAGTCTTTACGTATGATGCGAGCAACCGTCAGCGCCTGCCGGGATCCCTTTGGGCGGATGCGGACAACCAGTTCCATGCAAGCTATGATGCAGCGGCAGTGGATGCTCATTATTATGCAGGTCAAACATACGATTACTATTTAGATACTCATAACCGCAACAGCTATGATGGCAACGGTGCGGCGCTGGAATCTACGGTCCACTATGGAAGAAGCTACAACAACGCATTCTGGAACGGCCAGCAGATGGTATACGGAGATGGTGATGGATCGACATTCGCTCCATTATCCGGAGGGCTTGACGTCGTGGCTCATGAGTTGACTCACGCCGTGACGGATACAACGGCTGATCTAATCTATCAAAACGAGTCTGGTGCGATTAATGAGTCGATGTCGGATGTATTCGGAACGCTTCTTGAATACCATACAGGTAATAATCCGGATTGGGAGATCGGGGAAGACATCTATACACCGGGACAAAGCGGGGATGCACTGCGTTCCATGTCAGATCCAACGAAATATAATGACCCGGATCACTATTCTGTAAGATATACCGGTACAGGGGATAATGGCGGTGTCCACATCAACAGCGGTATCGGAAACAAAGCGGCTTATCTATTAAGCCAGGGTGGTACTCACTACGGGGTGAACGTGACTGGTATCGGAACAGATAAAGTGGGGGACATTTACTATCGTGCATTGACGCAGTATCTGACTCCATCTTCTACATTCAGCCAGCTTCGTTCAGCTGCTGTACAATCGGCGACTGACCTTTACGGATCAGGCAGTGCCGAAGTGGCAAGTGTAAATGCTGCATTCGATGCAGTTGGCGTATATTAA
- a CDS encoding DUF4257 domain-containing protein, with protein sequence MSLIEVILLPMLMGGIGGLGHILIFKNGHFTFPRKFIDDQGEKHYLFGSTKDIIIGVLAGYLSVLPVIDTIPMWYAIYISLLSGIGGSSVITRKMEQSLATTKASYIQELSQYQLELTSKGGSSNHNEVKPVGKVEEKKNQG encoded by the coding sequence ATGTCCTTAATTGAAGTGATCTTGTTGCCAATGTTGATGGGCGGTATCGGGGGCTTAGGACATATTTTGATTTTCAAAAATGGTCATTTCACCTTTCCAAGAAAGTTTATCGATGACCAAGGTGAGAAGCACTACCTATTTGGCTCAACAAAGGATATTATCATAGGCGTTCTAGCAGGTTATCTCTCTGTACTTCCAGTCATTGACACGATCCCGATGTGGTATGCGATCTACATTAGTTTATTATCAGGAATCGGGGGAAGTTCCGTCATTACCAGAAAAATGGAGCAAAGTTTAGCTACCACGAAAGCATCCTATATCCAAGAGCTATCACAATATCAGCTCGAATTGACCTCTAAGGGAGGATCTTCAAATCACAATGAGGTGAAACCTGTTGGCAAAGTGGAAGAAAAAAAGAATCAAGGTTGA